The following are encoded together in the Neomonachus schauinslandi chromosome X, ASM220157v2, whole genome shotgun sequence genome:
- the NXF3 gene encoding LOW QUALITY PROTEIN: nuclear RNA export factor 3 (The sequence of the model RefSeq protein was modified relative to this genomic sequence to represent the inferred CDS: substituted 2 bases at 2 genomic stop codons), with product MRHNDVGNPLQRRTRCWGIYRRRYNNWSEQVSSGIQPSSHQQQDGDPATNGAHMSTRVRYAPYAVSPCHRRGNFQKQDQTQANMEGEQKPPERRMQRERQDETVGKWFKIIIPFGIKYDEKWLLDLIQGQCSVPFTPVEFHYERMQAQFFVENANVAFALKSVNGKIWDEANERISIFIYPSDAPHSVHKELKSEKVEQTKVMQTQEXLCILSQQSLNIQRVLFAPDLITHDIEMVPNPRNSMAASLQTHEKNMPEVKSAGELDEGKSLQPEEMSADRSSLCTTFPDKSTNISSILELFPKLLSLDSQESPSPTSIGTAAHKRLPTCKGSFFGSDALKSLILQFLQQYYLIYDSGDRQGLFGAYHNEACFSLAIPFNPEGSAPSSLCEYFKESRNMKKLKDPSLRVQLLKHTKCDIMRSLCVLPKTQHDLSSFMVDVWFQTETMLCFSVNGVFKEVEGTSQDSVRAFTRTFIATPVSSYSLCIVNDDLFVKDANPKETQSTFSIPVFTPSCSSWPTLCQKQQEMGQTFSMQSGMNLQWSQKXLHDSQWDYIGSHMAQGSKCERIYKFHLISPQMYAEDAHH from the exons ATGC GGCATAATGATGTAGGTAACCCCTTACAAAGAAGAACAAGATGCTGGGGTATTTACCGAAGGAGATATAACAACTGGTCTGAACAAGTCAGTTCTGGCATTCAACCTTCATCCCACCAGCAACAAGATGGAGATCCGGCAACAAATGGCGCTCACATGAGTACCCGAGTGAGATA TGCTCCCTATGCCGTTTCACCGTGTCATCGGAGAGGCAATTTTCAGAAACAAGACCAAACCCAAGCTAACATGGAGGGAGAGCAAAAGCCTCCAGAGAGAAGAATGCAGCGGGAGAGGCAGGATGAGACCGTGGGGAAATGGTTCAAGATCATT ATTCCATTCGGCATCAAATATGATGAGAAGTGGTTGCTGGATCTGATTCAGGGACAATGCAGTGTCCCCTTCACCCCAGTCGAg TTTCACTATGAGAGAATGCAGGCCCAGTTCTTTGTTGAGAATGCCAACGTTGCCTTTGCATTGAAGAGTGTCAACGGCAAGATCTGGGATGAGGCTAATGAAAGG ATCTCTATCTTTATCTACCCCTCTGATGCACCCCACTCTGTGCACAAAGAGCTGAAGTCAGAAAAGGTGGAGCAGACAAAGGTAATGCAGACTCAAGAGTAGCTGTGCATCC TCTCCCAGCAATCCCTTAACATCCAGAGGGTCCTCTTTGCCCCTG ACTTGATCACCCATGATATTGAAATGGTACCAAATCCTAGAAACAGCATGGCTGCCTCCCTGCAGACCCATGAAAAGAACATGCCCGAG GTGAAGTCTGCAGGGGAGTTGGACGAGGGCAAAAGTCTGCAGCCAGAAGAGATGAGTGCCGATAGAAGCTCCCTGTGCACCACCTTCCCTGATAAATCAACCAACATAAG CTCCATCCTGGAATTGTTTCCCAAGTTACTAAGCCTG gaCAGCCAGGAGTCACCTTCACCAACCAGTATCGGTACTGCAGCCCACAAGAGGTTACCAACCTGCAAG GGAAGCTTCTTTGGATCTGATGCACTGAAGAGCCTAATCCTGCAATTCCTGCAGCA GTACTACTTGATCTACGACTCTGGAGACCGTCAGGGTCTCTTCGGTGCCTACCACAatgaggcctgcttctccctggccATTCCCTTTAACCCCGAGGGGTCAGCCCC AAGCAGCTTGTGCGAATACTTCAAGGAAAGCAGGAATATGAAGAAGCTCAAGGACCCCT CCCTGCGTGTTCAGCTGCTGAAGCATACAAAATGTGACATCATGCGCTCCCTCTGTGTGCTGCCCAAAACTCAGCATGACCTCAGCTCCTTCATGGTGGACGTGTGGTTCCAGACG GAGACGATGCTCTGCTTCTCTGTCAACGGGGTGTTCAAGGAAG TGGAAGGCACGTCTCAGGATTCTGTTCGTGCCTTCACCCGGACATTCATCGCTACCCCTGTCAGCAGTTACAG tctatGCATCGTGAATGATGATCTGTTTGTGAAGGACGCCAACCCCAAGGAGACCCAGAGCACATTCTCTATCCCAGTGTTCACACCCTCCTGCAGCTCCTGGCCCACCCTTTGCCAGAAGCAGCAGGAAATGGGGCAGACTTTCTCCATGCAGTCTGGGATGAATCTCCAGTGGTCTCAGAA GTAACTTCACGACAGCCAATGGGACTACATTGGTTCTCACATGGCCCAAG